GTGCCATCCGCACACGGCATGTGATATACAGGCAGGCTCCATACTGACCGCTTTACCTTAACGCACAGGAGGCCTTTGGACGCCAGCGCATCCTCGCCGCGGGCATTTGGGTAGATGTAGTACTTGGCGTTGACTAGCGGGTGCCGGCTGGCCAGGAATAAGCCACTGTTGAAGAACTTGAAGCCACAGCCGTGAGGTCCGGAGGGGCCGACGTCATACAAGATATAGGGGAAGGAGGAGCTAAGGCAGCGGCGCAGTTTCCGAGACGCCCGTCCATCGAACACCTCCTGTAGACATAGAAAGTCAGGACTCTGCGGGAAAACCAGAGAAACCTCAAACGGGCCGTCCCGCCCCTGCAGGGGCCCGGTGCAAGGCGCTGTGAGCAGGACATCCTCAGGGCCACAGGCCGAGCCGCCATCCGGGCCGCAGGCCGAGCCGCCATCCGGGCCGCAGGCCGAGCCGCCATCCGGGCCGCAGGCCGAGCCGCCATCCGGGCCGCAGGCAGAGCCGCCATCCGGGCCGCAGGCAGAGCCGTTCTCCGTCCCCCGCTCTGGAGGGTCACATAGCAGCCTGGAGATGGTGGTGGCCCGGCGCTGCGTGTGGCTCAGGTTACTGAAGCGGGCCAAGCCGTCGGGCAGGAAGCAGAGGTTAGCGCTGACGAAGGTGAAGGAGCAGCCACCAGCGACGGTCCTCTCTGGAGCGTCCCGGGGGTCCACAGACCGCTGGTAACTGAATGGGCGGCGGATCTGGTGCAGCGGAGCCCATAGCAGGAGGCCGAAGACACACAGGGGTAGGGAGAGCACAAAGAGAAGCGCGAACAGCAGCGCCCCGAAGACCAGGAGGAGGATCCGCAAGGCAGGGCCCTGGGAGCGCTCAACGCTGGTGGAGACCACGCAGGACAGCAGCCGATCGATGAACCAGTACGATGGAAAGACTAGGACGCAACTCAGGAGGAAGAGATCATCAAGGAGGCGGCAGCTGAAGGGCGACTCGGCGAGAGGCATGGAGGTCTCCGCGCACGGCTCCACTCATAGGCTGAAAGACAAGAAGACAGGGAAACCATCAGCAGGAAGGCAACCGTGTCCCACCACTCATAGGACATGGAGGAGAGTGCAGCACTGCCTGATGAGGtcacattgatgacatcacatgTCTGCTCACACTAGGAGGGGAGGTGTCCTTACATCACCAGAccacaggtgaccactgcagggtCACATGACTACTGTTCGTGCCCTGAAGGACTGTGGGCAGAGCGGATGAGATGGGCTTCCACCCGCAGTCCCCTACAGGTCGTGGCTTCAGGACTGCGAGGTGGTTGTGGCCATAAGAGAGGAGGCGACCAGGGAGCGTCCATGTACATCCCATTGTACGTCCCATTGTATGTCTCATCGTATGTCCCATTGTATGTCCCATTGTACGTCCCATTGTACGTCCTCGTTACACCTTAAGAGCGGTGAACATACGTGACACATTGTAGCTGTAGCCCATCAGCGCTCTAATAACCGTCTGACAGTGCGATAAGATGTTATATCATGAGGGACCGTAATCTGATATGAAGAAAGAACTGGATAATGAATCAAGGACTCTCCTGGGGGCGGAGCTAACGCTGGATACAATCGCTGGAATGACTATATGTATcaatatatgaaataattatgTACTTAGTCTGAACCCGGACCCCAGGTAATAAAGCTTGGGCCTGAGGATGCcggggtctgtggtagagctgcCATATATATGTATCAGTTAGTTCTGCTATTAGTAGACTAGGGAGCTATAGCATGCTGCTAGTATaaggagtgaaggggttaaacgaaaccatTACTATATACCAGTGAATGGGACGGATAAAGGCCGGCTgcggacggccgggtcggatccccctGCGAGAATCCTGAGCCCCTGCCGGGACCCGCCCAGCGCTCACCTCGCCCCTGCCGGGACCCGCCCAGCGCTCACCTCGCCCCTGCCGGGACCCGCCCAGCGCTCACCTCGCCCCTGCCGGGACCCGCCCAGCGCTCACCTCGCCCCTGCCGGGACCCGCCCAGCGCTCACCTCGCCCCTGCCGGGACCCGCCCAGCGCTCACCTCGCCCCTGCCGGGACCCGCCCAGCGCTCACCTCGCCCCTGCCGGGACCCGCCCAGCGCTCACCTCGCCCCTGCCGGGaccagcccctcccgcggctccagcacatgcaactttgaatacattagaaatcacttgatagcacaacaaggctggtgtgatttgtatttctcctgggctcagacttctAGACGAGATCTGGGACTGTCTTCtgcttgataaacacataaagaCACCTTACATCTATCCCCCCCGGGTACTCCgacacacatcccatatatagcagtctatccccccagtactccggcacacatcccatatacagcagtctatccccccggtactccggcacacatcccatatacagcagtctatccccccggtactccggcacacaccccatatatagcagtctatccccccagtactccggcacacatcccatatatagcagtctatccctccagtactccggcacacatcccatatatagcagtctatccctccagtactccggcacacatcccatatatagcagtctatcccccctgtactccggcatacatcccatatatagcagtctatcccccctgtactccggcacacatcccatatatagcagtctatcccccccagtactccagcacacatcccatatatagcagtctatcccccccctGCACTCTgacacacatcccatatatagcagtctatccccccagtactccggcacacatcccatatacagcagtctatccccccagtactccggcacacatcccatatacagcagtctatccccccggtactccggcacacaccccatatatagcagtctatcccccctgtactccggcacatcccatatatagcagtctatccctccagtactccggcacacatcccatatatagcagtctatccaccCCAGTACTccagcacacatcccatatatagcagtctatccctccggtactccggcacacatcccatatatagcagtctatcccccctgtactccggcacacatcccatatatagcagtctatcccccctgtactccggcacacatcccatatatagcagtctatcccccccagtactccagcacacatcccatatatagcagtctatcccccccctGCACTCTgacacacatcccatatatagcagtctatccccccagtactccggcacacatcccatatatagcagtctatccccctgatactccggcacacaccccatatatagcagtctatccccccagtactccggcacacatcccatatacagcagtctatccccccagtactccggcacacatcccatatacagcagtctatccccccggtactccggcacacaccccatatatagcagtctatcccccctgtactccggcacatcccatatatagcagtctatccctccagtactccggcacacatcccatatatagcagtctatccaccCCAggactccggcacacatcccatatatagcagtctatccaccccagtactccggcacacatcccatatatagcagtctatcccccccagtactccggcacacatcccatatatagcagtctatccccccagtactccggcacacatacCATAcgtagcagtctatcccccccgggtactccggcacacatcccatatatagcagtctatcccccccaggtactccggcacacatcccatatatagcagtctatccccccggtactccggcacacaccccatatatagcagtctatcccccctgtactccggcacacatcccatatatagcagtctatccacaccccccccccccccgatactccagcacacatcccatacatagcagtctatccccccagtactccggcacacatcccaaaTATAGCAGTCTAGCCCCCCGGTACACCGGCACACaacccatatatagcagtctatccccccggtactccggcacacaccccatatatagcagtctatccccccggtactccggcacacaccccatatatagcagtctatccccccggtactccggcacacatcccacatatagcagtctatcccccccagtactccggcacacaccccatatatagcagtctatcccccccggtactccggcacacatcccatatatagcagcctatccccccccccccccgtactccggcacacatcccatatatagcagcctatccccccccccccccccgtactccggcacacatcccatatatagcagcctatcccccccccccccccgtactccggcacacatcccatatatagcagtctatccccccggtactccggcacacatcccatatatagcagtctatcccccccccagtactccggcacacatcccatatatagcagtctatccccccccagtactccggcacacatcccatatatagcagtctatccccccggtactccggcacacatcccatatatagaagtctatccccccggtactccagcacacatcccatatatagcagtctatcccccccagtACTCCAGCACACAACCCATATaaagcagtctatcccccccagtactccggcacacatcccatatatagcagtctatccaccccagtactccggcacacatcccatatatagcagtctatcccccccgatactccggcacacaccccatatatagcagtctatcccccctgtactccggcacacatcccatatatagcagtctatccacgccccccccccccccccgatactccagcacacatcccatatatagcagtctatccccccccagtactccggcacacatcccatatatagcagtctatccccccgggtactccggcacacatcccatatatagcagtctatccccccggtactccggcacacatcccatatatagaagtctatccccccggtactccggcacacatcccatatatagcagtctatcccccccagtACTCCGACACACAACCCATATaaagcagtctatcccccccagtactccggcacacatcccatatatagcagtctatccaccccagtactccggcacacatcccatatatagcagtctatccaccccagtactccggcacacatcccaaatatagcagtctatccccccgatactccggcacacatcccatatatagcagtctatccccacgatactccggcacacatcccatatatagcagtctatcccccccgatactccggcacacatcccatatatagcagtgtatcccccccggtactccggcacacaccccATCTATAGcagcctatcccccccccccccgtactccggcacacaccccatatatagcagtctatccccccgatactccggcacacatcccatatatagcagtctatcccccccgatactccggcacacatcccatatatagcagtgtatccccccggtactccggcacacaccccATCTATAGcagcctatccccccccccccccgtactccggcacacaccccatatatagcagcctatcccccccccccccgtactccggcacacatcccatatatagcagtctatccccccccgATACTccagcacacatcccatatatagcagtctatccccccgatactccggcacacatcccatatatagcagtctatccccccgatactccggcacacatcccatatatagcagtctatccccctggtactccggcacacatcccatatatagcagtctatcccccccagtactccggcacacatcccatatatagcagtctagcCCCCCGGGTACTCCCCCGGCACACAACCCATAtacagcagtctatccccccggcacacatcccatatatagcagtctatccccccgatactccggcacacatcccatatatagcagtctatccccctgtactccggcacacatcccaaatatagcagtctatcccccccagtactccggcacatcccatatatagcagtctatccccccagtactccggcacacatcccatatatagcagtctatccccccggtactccggcacacatcccatatatagcagtctatcccccagtactccggcacacatcccatatatagcagtctatcccccagtactccggcacacatccatatatagcagtctatcccccctgcactccggcacacaccccatatatagcagtctatcccccccagtactccggcacacatcccatatatagcagtctatcccccctgcactccggcacacaccccatatatagcagtctatcccccaggtactccggcacacatcccatatatagcagtctatcccccaggtactccggcacacatcccatatatagcagtctatccccccccctgtactccggcacacaccccatatatagcagtctatcccccccggtactccggcacacatcccatatatagcagtctatcccccccagtactccggcacacatcccatatatagcagtctatcccccccagtactccggcacacatcccatatatagcagtctatccccccagtactccggcacacatcccatatatagcagtctatccccctggtactccggcacacaccccatatatagcagtctatccccccagtactccggcacacatcccatatatagcagtctatccccctggtactccggcacacaccccatatatagcagtctatccccccggtactccggcacacatcccatatatagcagtctatccccccctgtactccggcacacaccccatatatagcagtctatccccccctgtactccggcacacatcccatatatagcagtctatcccccccccagtactccggcacacacccatatatagcagtctatcccccccagtactccggcacacatcccatatatagcagtctatccccccctgtactccggcacacatcccatatatagcagtctatccccccccccccccagtactccggcacacacccatatatagcagtctatcccccccagtactccggcacacatccatatatagcagtctatcccccccagtactccggcacacatccatatatagcagtctatccccccagtactccggcacacattccatatatagcagtctatccccccagtactccggcacacattccatatatagcagtctatcccccccagtactccggcacacaccccatatatagcagtctatccaccctgtactccggcacacatcccatatatagcagtctatccacgccccgccccccccccccgatactccagcacacatcccatatatagcagtctatccccccgggtactccggcacacatcccatatatagcagtctatccccccccagtactccggcacacatcccatatatagcagtctatccccccggtactccggcacacatcccatatatagaagtctatccccccggtactccggcacacatcccatatatagcagtctatcccccccagtACTCCGACACACAACCCATATaaagcagtctatcccccccagtactccggcacacatcccatatatagcagtctatcccccctgtactccagcacacatcccatatatagcagtctatccaccccagtactccggcacacatcccatatatagcagtctatccaccccagtactccggcacacatcccatatatagcagtctatccccccgatactccggcacacatcccatatatagcagtctatcccccctgtactccagcacacatcccatatatagcagtctatccccccggtactccggcacacatcccaaatatagcagtctatccccccgatactccggcacacatcccatatatagcagtctatccccacgatactccggcacacatcccatatatagcagtctatcccccccgatactccggcacacatcccatatatagcagtgtatcccccccggtactccggcacacaccccATCTATAGcagcctatccccccccccccgtactccggcacacaccccatatatagcagtctatccccccgatactccggcacacatcccatatatagcagtctatcccccccgatactccggcacacatcccatatatagcagtgtatccccccggtactccggcacacaccccATCTATAGcagcctatcccccccccccccccgtactccggcacacaccccatatatagcagcctatccccccccccccccgtactccggcacacatcccatatatagcagtctatcccccccccgATACTCCAGcatacatcccatatatagcagtctatccccccgatactccggcacacatcccatatatagcagtctatccccccgatactccggcacacatcccatatatagcagtctatccccctggtactccggcacacatcacatatatagcagtctatccccccagtactccggcacacatcccatatatagcagtctagcCCCCCGGGTACTCCCCCGGCACACAACCCATAtacagcagtctatccccccggcacacatcccatatatagcagtctatccccccgatactccggcacacatcccatatatagcagtctatccccctgtactccggcacacatcccaaatatagcagtctatcccccccagtactccggcacatcccatatatagcagtctatccccccagtactccggcacacatcccatatatagcagtctatccccccggtactccggcacacatcccatatatagcagtctatcccccagtactccggcacacatcccatatatagcagtctatcccccagtactccggcacacatccatatatagcagtctatcccccctgcactccggcacacaccccatatatagcagtctatcccccccagtactccggcacacatcgcatatatagcagtctatcccccaggtactccggcacacatcccatatatagcagtctatcccccaggtactccggcacacatcccatatatagcagtctatccccccccctGTACTCCAgcacacaccccatatatagcagtctatcccccccggtactccggcacacatcccatatatagcagtctatcccccccagtactccggcacacatcccatatatagcagtctatcccccccagtactccggcacacatcccatatatagcagtctatccccccagtactccggcacacatcccatatatagcagtctatccccccggtactccggcacacaccccatatatagcagtctatccccccctgtactccggcacacaccccatatatagcagtctatccccccctgtactccggcacacaccccatatatagcagtctatccccccctgtactccggcacacatcccatatatagcagtctatccccccccccagtactccggcacacacccatatatagcagtctatccccccagtactccggcacacatcccatatatagcagtctatccccccctgtactccggcacacatcccatatatagcagtctatcccccccccccccagtactccggcacacacccatatatagcagtctatcccccccagtactccggcacacatccatatatagcagtctatcccccccagtactccggcacacatccatatatagcagtctatccccccagtactccggcacacattccatatatagcagtctatccccccagtactccggcacacattccatatatagcagtctatcccccccagtactccggcacacaccccatatatagcagtctatccaccCTGTACTCCAgcacacaccccatatatagcagtctatccaccctgtactccggcacacatcccatatatagcagtctatcccccctgtactccggcacacatcccatatacagCAGTCTATCCAccctgtactccggcacacaccccatatatagcagtctatccccccggtactccggcacacatcccatatacagcagtctatccccccggtactccggcacacaccccatatatagcagtctatcccccccagtactccggcacacaccccatatatagcagtctatcccccctgtactccggcacacatcccatatatagcagtctatccccccccccccccccaatactccggcacacacccatatatagcagtctatcctcCCCGTACTCCGgaacacatcccatatatagcagtctatcccccccctgtactccggcacacatcccatatatagcagtctatcccccccggtactccggcacacccatatatagcagtctatcccccagtactccggcacacaccccatatatagcagtctatccccacctgtactccggcacacatcccatatatagcagtctatcccctcggtactccggcacacaccccatatatagcagtctatccccccctgtactccggcacacatcccatatatagcagtctatcccccccagtactccagcacacatcccatatatagcagtctatcccccctgtactccggcacacatcccatatatagcagtctatcccccccagtactccggcacacatcccatatatagcagtctatccccccctgtactccggcacacatcccatatatagcagtctatccccccctgtactccggcacacatcccatatatagcagtctatccccccctgtACTccagcacacatcccatatatagcagtctatccccccctgtACTccagcacacatcccatatacagCAGTCTATCCCCtcggtactccggcacacatcccatatacagcagtctatccccccggtactccggcacacatcccatatacagcagtctatccccccggtactccggcacacaccccatatatagcagtctatcccccctgcactccggcacacatcccatatatagcagtctatccccccagtactccggcacacatcccatatacagcagtctatccccccggtactccggcacacaccccatatatagcagtctatcccccctgcactccggcacacatcccatatatagcagtctatcccccccagtactctggcacacatcccatatatagcagtctatcccccccggtactctggcacacatcccatatatagcagtctatccccccctgtactccggcacacatcccatatatagcagtctatccccccagtACTccagcacacatcccatatatagcagtctatccccccctgtactccggcacacatcccatatatagcagtctatcccctcctgtactccggcacacatcccatatatagcagtctatcccaccctgtactccggcacacatcccatatatagcagtctatccccccctgtactccggcacacatcccatatatagcagtctatcccccccagtactccggcacacatcccatatatagcagtctatccccccctgcactccggcacacaccccatatatagcagtctatcccccaaaactccggcacacatcccaaatatagcagtctatcccccccagtactccggcacacatcccatatatagcagtctatcccccccagtactccggcacacatcccatatatagcagtctatcccaccctgtactccggcacacatcccatatatagcagtctatccccccggtactccagcacacatcccatatatagcagtctatcccccccggtactccggcacacatcccatatatagcagtctatccccccctgtactccggcacacatcccgtatatagcagtctatcccccccccctgtactccgccacacaccccatatatagcagtctatcccccccccgGTACTCCGAcacacaccccatatatagcagtctatcccccccggtactccggcacacaccccatatatagcagtctatcccccccggtactccggcacacaccccatatatagcagtctatcccccccggtactccggcacacaccccatatatagcagtctatcccccccggtactccggcacacaccccatatatagcagtctatcccccccggtactccggcacacaccccatatatagcagtctatcccccccggtactccggcacacaccccatatatagcagtctatcccccccggtactccggcacacaccccatatatagcagtctatccccccggtactctggcacacatcccatatatagcagtctatcccccccggtactccggcacgcaccccatatatagcagtctatccccccctgtACTccagcacacatcccatatatagcagtctatcccccccggtactccggcacacatcccatatatagcagtctatccccccggtactccggcacacatcccatatatagcagtctatcccccccggtactccggcacacatcccatatatagcagtctatccccccggtactccggcacacatcccatatatagcagtctatccccccggtactccggcacacatcccatatatagcagtctatcccccccgtACTccagcacacatcccatatatagcagtctatcccccctgtactccggcacacatcccatatatagcagtctatcccccctgtactccagcacacatcccatatatagcagtctatccccccggtactccgacacacatcccatatatagcagtctattccccctgtactccggcacacatccatatatagcagtctatcccccccagtactccagcacacatcccatatacagcagtctatcccccctgcactccggcacacatcccatatatagcagtctatccccccggtactccagcacacatcccatatatagcagtctatcccccctgtactccagcacacatcccatatatagcagtctatcccccccggtACTccagcacacatcccatatatagcagtctatcccccctgtactccggcacacatcccatatatagcagtctatcccccccggcacacacccatatatagcagtctatcccccccgaCACacacccatatatagcag
This region of Eleutherodactylus coqui strain aEleCoq1 chromosome 5, aEleCoq1.hap1, whole genome shotgun sequence genomic DNA includes:
- the LOC136627263 gene encoding sphingomyelin phosphodiesterase 5-like isoform X2, which encodes MPLAESPFSCRLLDDLFLLSCVLVFPSYWFIDRLLSCVVSTSVERSQGPALRILLLVFGALLFALLFVLSLPLCVFGLLLWAPLHQIRRPFSYQRSVDPRDAPERTVAGGCSFTFVSANLCFLPDGLARFSNLSHTQRRATTISRLLCDPPERGTENGSACGPDGGSACGPDGGSACGPDGGSACGPDGGSACGPDGGSACGPEDVLLTAPCTGPLQGRDGPFEVSLVFPQSPDFLCLQEVFDGRASRKLRRCLSSSFPYILYDVGPSGPHGCGFKFFNSGLFLASRHPLVNAKYYIYPNARGEDALASKGLLCVKVYLGTTQEKQSIVGFMNCTHLHAPECDAPAHCDEISTCDHIFLSVWVMLPYAVTRCLSSSSGYLTSRLRTLKMGSSLPSMFSAEISTLTTAPQTTAWSRSTSCSPSIETPAETAPDETAPEPWGPSSDKSCCTMKL
- the LOC136627263 gene encoding sphingomyelin phosphodiesterase 5-like isoform X1; this encodes MPLAESPFSCRLLDDLFLLSCVLVFPSYWFIDRLLSCVVSTSVERSQGPALRILLLVFGALLFALLFVLSLPLCVFGLLLWAPLHQIRRPFSYQRSVDPRDAPERTVAGGCSFTFVSANLCFLPDGLARFSNLSHTQRRATTISRLLCDPPERGTENGSACGPDGGSACGPDGGSACGPDGGSACGPDGGSACGPDGGSACGPEDVLLTAPCTGPLQGRDGPFEVSLVFPQSPDFLCLQEVFDGRASRKLRRCLSSSFPYILYDVGPSGPHGCGFKFFNSGLFLASRHPLVNAKYYIYPNARGEDALASKGLLCVKVYLGTTQEKQSIVGFMNCTHLHAPECDAAIRCDQMSLLLQWISDFQAENTQDGELVAFDVLCGDLNFDNCSSDDCLEQKHKLFSIYRDPCRDCAGRDRPGTMGTLLRQELLYHEAVNTPSRLKSTLQSDGERRLYVASPLPQDDGGSGGRWTGRRIDYILYREVDTLLPVVVDSFQFITRLAGLSDHIPVSLRLSSSLPEITAL